In Pseudomonas sp. FP1742, the DNA window ACCGAACAGGACAAGCTGAAGATGGCCGTTCAGGAAATTGAAAAGTTCGTTCAGTCGGTCAAACGCAATCTGGAATTCTCGATCGACGAGCCTTCGGGCAAAGTGGTCGTCAAGGTCATTGCCAGCGAATCCGGTGAGGTGATCCGTCAGATCCCCAACGAAGAAGTCCTGAAGCTGGCCAATAGTTTGAATGATGCAAGCAGCCTGTTGTTCAGCGCAAAAGTCTGACAGCTGGCACGAATTTTGTTGCTATGTTCTTTTGGGCGTTGTAGTGGTCAAAAGGCCGGC includes these proteins:
- a CDS encoding flagellar protein FlaG, translated to MDMSVKLNLSYPAAQQATTVADKPAEKPRAEIAPLVAVKEEGKNDQTEQDKLKMAVQEIEKFVQSVKRNLEFSIDEPSGKVVVKVIASESGEVIRQIPNEEVLKLANSLNDASSLLFSAKV